One part of the Paenibacillus silvisoli genome encodes these proteins:
- a CDS encoding DUF3238 domain-containing protein, with product MATIVKIRGSVFIGGLQWLPAMTDPETGFTHEYAGDAREFTPAAVHTGRNRVEQEVVVDFAKRKLFTYADTGYTTLRVTKPGGISEFKQGKASTEGVTVADETWEASSVSFVMKASAANPLRPAAPAVDYEMRVIVHEEDGTVEVKGSHDGFPCFEFYKQVDFGGFELLHSHDFRVTGDTPAAMTGDMEYHFERKR from the coding sequence ATGGCTACAATCGTCAAAATTCGAGGCAGCGTCTTTATCGGCGGCCTGCAGTGGCTTCCGGCCATGACCGATCCGGAAACCGGCTTCACGCATGAATATGCCGGAGATGCCCGTGAGTTTACCCCGGCTGCCGTCCATACCGGACGCAACCGCGTGGAGCAAGAGGTCGTCGTCGACTTCGCGAAGAGAAAGCTGTTTACGTACGCGGACACCGGCTACACGACGCTAAGAGTGACGAAGCCCGGCGGCATATCCGAGTTCAAGCAGGGCAAAGCCTCAACGGAAGGCGTAACGGTTGCCGACGAGACATGGGAAGCGTCGTCCGTTTCCTTCGTCATGAAGGCGTCCGCCGCCAATCCGCTGCGGCCGGCCGCGCCTGCCGTCGACTATGAGATGCGCGTCATCGTGCACGAAGAAGACGGAACGGTCGAAGTCAAAGGCAGCCATGACGGCTTTCCTTGCTTCGAGTTTTATAAGCAGGTCGACTTCGGCGGCTTCGAGCTGCTGCACAGCCACGATTTCCGCGTAACGGGCGATACGCCCGCGGCGATGACGGGCGACATGGAGTACCATTTCGAGCGCAAGCGCTAA
- a CDS encoding type 2 periplasmic-binding domain-containing protein, protein MKKSILTALMLVLISSIVLTACGGANNKENAGNEAAAGNNTAAEGNAAESTEPVDLGFFAPQGKAPLEDNEYTKLVEEKFNVKIKWDLAPQDALVDRRQLLLASGDYPEVFLEGKFTTGDLMTYGKQGVLIPLNDLIDKYAPNLKAMMDKKPYVKEAMTSPDGNIYGIPRVNECYHCTHAQKFWMNKAWLDKLGLAVPTTTDELYNVLKAFKEKDPNGNGKADEIPLTGAPNKSVWNGNIDAYLMNSFIYNDNDKYLTMADGKVDFAANKPEWKEGLAYMHKLYSEGLIDKAAFTQNDQAIGQLGQREGDEIVGSITTALVSYLVKAYEDTDERQKHWVIIPPVKGPNGVQLAGTSQGISEFPMAITNKASEAQQIAAIKLMDYAYSEEGALLSEYGVKEGIGWKKADAAELNITGQAAKYSFANLQPVDENVVRNDSWSLLGPKDLSKEFRDLFATAQDPLTGAGYEKRLADATAAYAPYAPKEVFPSGAYVKAEDTDTIAQLATSIKDYVNSNMAQFIIGDKDIEKDWDAYVKGFDGLNLPQYIQIYQSAIEKN, encoded by the coding sequence TTGAAAAAGTCCATCTTGACAGCACTTATGCTTGTACTGATTAGCAGCATCGTATTGACCGCTTGCGGCGGCGCGAACAATAAAGAAAACGCCGGCAACGAAGCGGCAGCAGGCAACAACACGGCAGCGGAGGGGAATGCGGCGGAATCGACGGAACCGGTCGACCTCGGATTCTTCGCGCCGCAAGGCAAAGCGCCGCTTGAAGATAACGAATATACGAAACTGGTTGAAGAGAAATTCAACGTCAAAATCAAGTGGGACCTGGCGCCTCAGGATGCGCTCGTTGACCGCAGACAGCTGCTGCTGGCAAGCGGCGACTATCCGGAAGTATTCCTGGAAGGCAAGTTCACGACAGGCGATCTGATGACGTACGGCAAACAAGGCGTACTTATTCCGCTCAACGACCTGATCGACAAATATGCGCCGAACCTGAAGGCGATGATGGACAAGAAGCCTTACGTGAAGGAAGCGATGACTTCGCCGGACGGCAATATCTATGGCATTCCGCGCGTCAATGAATGCTACCACTGTACGCATGCCCAGAAGTTCTGGATGAACAAGGCATGGCTGGATAAGCTCGGCCTCGCGGTTCCAACGACAACGGACGAACTGTACAACGTGCTGAAAGCGTTCAAGGAGAAAGACCCGAACGGCAACGGCAAAGCGGACGAGATTCCATTGACTGGCGCACCGAACAAATCCGTGTGGAACGGCAATATCGACGCCTACCTCATGAACTCCTTTATCTATAACGACAACGACAAGTATTTGACGATGGCAGACGGCAAAGTGGACTTTGCCGCGAACAAGCCGGAGTGGAAAGAAGGCCTGGCGTACATGCACAAGCTGTACAGCGAAGGCTTGATCGACAAAGCGGCATTCACGCAAAACGACCAAGCGATCGGCCAGCTCGGCCAACGCGAAGGCGATGAAATCGTAGGCTCCATTACGACGGCTCTTGTCAGCTACTTGGTTAAAGCATACGAAGATACGGACGAGCGTCAAAAGCACTGGGTCATCATTCCGCCGGTTAAAGGCCCGAACGGTGTTCAGCTTGCAGGCACGTCCCAAGGCATCAGCGAGTTCCCGATGGCTATTACGAACAAAGCTTCCGAAGCACAGCAAATCGCAGCTATTAAGTTGATGGATTACGCATACAGCGAAGAAGGCGCATTGCTCAGCGAGTACGGCGTGAAAGAAGGCATTGGCTGGAAGAAAGCGGACGCAGCTGAATTGAACATCACAGGCCAAGCGGCTAAATACAGCTTCGCCAACCTGCAGCCGGTAGACGAGAACGTTGTACGCAACGACAGCTGGTCGCTTCTTGGACCTAAAGATCTGTCGAAAGAATTCCGCGATCTGTTCGCAACGGCTCAAGACCCGCTTACGGGCGCAGGCTACGAGAAGCGTCTTGCAGACGCAACGGCAGCTTACGCTCCATACGCACCGAAGGAAGTTTTCCCATCCGGCGCTTACGTAAAAGCGGAAGACACGGACACAATCGCACAACTGGCGACTTCGATCAAGGACTATGTAAACTCGAATATGGCACAGTTCATCATCGGCGATAAAGACATCGAGAAGGACTGGGATGCTTACGTGAAGGGCTTCGACGGCCTGAATCTGCCGCAGTACATTCAAATTTATCAATCCGCGATCGAGAAAAACTAA
- the pdaA gene encoding delta-lactam-biosynthetic de-N-acetylase, translating to MNQPNGSRRLPAWSCVLAALVLLLTAVSASTTAQASGSAVAPQGGPYHFGFKKSVGGMLPSIKEEGFQPILEQHGAIFLGDTKQKELYLTFDNGYENGYTSRILDVLKEKQVPAIFFITGHYVKDKPELVKRMVAEGHLVGNHSWSHPDMSVISNSQIQTELAKVKAAVAELTGQQNMQFLRPPRGIFNSRVLAVSKEQGYTSVFWSVAYRDWEPNAQRGWRYAYDNVMKQLHPGAVILLHSVSKDNTEALPQIIEAARQQGYTFKPLSELATKTY from the coding sequence ATGAACCAACCTAACGGCAGCCGGCGGCTCCCGGCATGGTCCTGCGTGCTGGCTGCGCTCGTTCTGCTGCTGACGGCAGTCTCGGCTAGTACGACGGCGCAGGCGTCAGGCAGCGCGGTGGCGCCGCAAGGCGGACCGTACCATTTTGGCTTCAAAAAAAGCGTCGGCGGCATGCTGCCATCGATCAAAGAAGAAGGCTTTCAGCCGATACTGGAACAGCACGGGGCGATTTTTCTCGGGGATACCAAACAGAAGGAGCTGTATCTAACCTTCGACAACGGCTATGAGAACGGCTATACGAGCCGGATTTTGGACGTGTTGAAGGAGAAGCAGGTGCCGGCCATATTTTTCATTACCGGACACTACGTGAAGGACAAGCCGGAATTGGTGAAACGGATGGTCGCGGAAGGGCATCTCGTCGGCAATCACTCCTGGAGCCATCCCGACATGAGCGTCATTTCGAACAGCCAGATCCAAACGGAGCTTGCGAAGGTGAAGGCGGCTGTCGCGGAGCTGACCGGACAGCAGAACATGCAGTTTTTGCGTCCGCCTAGAGGCATCTTCAACAGCCGGGTGCTTGCCGTCAGCAAGGAGCAGGGCTACACGAGCGTCTTCTGGTCGGTCGCTTACCGGGATTGGGAGCCGAACGCGCAGCGCGGCTGGCGCTATGCGTACGATAATGTGATGAAGCAGCTTCACCCCGGAGCGGTGATTCTGCTGCACAGCGTGTCCAAGGACAACACGGAAGCACTGCCTCAAATAATCGAAGCGGCAAGGCAGCAGGGCTACACGTTCAAGCCGCTCTCCGAGCTGGCGACCAAAACGTATTGA
- a CDS encoding glycoside hydrolase family 3 N-terminal domain-containing protein, translating into MRYKDASLTAAERAKDLLSHMTVEEKIGQTVQPFGWKMYSKREDGLIDLDAEFKAAVKSGGIGSLYGTLRADPWTEVTLENGLSPEEGARAINTIQRYTMEQSRLGIPILFGEECSHGHMAIGATVFPVPLLIGSAWNVDLYREMCRVVALETRSQGGAATYSPVLDVVRDPRWGRTEECFGEDPYMIGELATAAVQGLQGERLDSEGSLVATLKHFVGYGSPEGGRNAGPAHMGKRELHEVDLLPFRKGVEAGAMSIMPAYNEIDGVPCTSNEELLQQVLRDEWGFEGFVITDCGAINMLAYGHDVAKDNEEAAAISLKAGIDMEMSGAMFAGHLQDALNNGQIAEADLDKAVLRILEAKFKLGLFDRPYVDPALAARVIGCEEHAQLAREIARQGIILLKNEGAALPLSKGTGKIAVIGPNADHTYNQLGDYTSPQPRERIATLLDGIKAALGEEAEERVLYAPGCRIQGDAREGFASALACAEQADVVVLALGGSSARDFGEGTIDLRTGASVVTDSAWSDMECGEGIDRTGLHLMGVQLELAKEIHRLGKRLIVVYINGRPIVEPWIEENADAILEAWYPGQEGGHALADIIFGDVNPSGRLTISVPKHVGQLPVYYNGKRSRGKRYLEMDSKPRYPFGFGLSYTSFEYSGLAVYPEVIAPDGEAMVTVNVTNTGSVAGTEVVQLYIGDKVSSVTRPAKELKGFARAALEPGETKTVTFKIGSEQLQMLDLQLKPVVEEGEFQIMVGKHSADVVSASLFVQCEE; encoded by the coding sequence ATGCGCTATAAAGACGCATCGCTTACAGCGGCTGAACGGGCGAAGGACTTGCTTTCCCACATGACGGTCGAAGAGAAAATCGGACAGACGGTGCAGCCGTTCGGATGGAAAATGTACAGCAAGCGGGAGGACGGCCTCATTGATCTGGACGCCGAGTTTAAAGCGGCGGTCAAGAGCGGCGGCATCGGATCGCTCTACGGCACGCTGCGCGCCGATCCGTGGACGGAAGTTACGCTCGAGAACGGGCTTTCGCCGGAGGAGGGCGCGCGCGCCATCAATACGATTCAGCGCTATACGATGGAGCAGTCCCGCCTCGGCATTCCGATTCTGTTCGGCGAGGAATGCTCGCACGGTCATATGGCGATCGGCGCGACGGTGTTCCCGGTTCCGCTGCTGATCGGAAGCGCCTGGAACGTGGACCTGTACCGCGAGATGTGCCGGGTGGTCGCGCTTGAAACGCGCAGCCAGGGCGGTGCGGCAACGTATTCGCCGGTGCTCGACGTGGTGCGCGATCCGCGCTGGGGCCGAACGGAGGAGTGCTTCGGCGAGGACCCGTACATGATCGGGGAGCTGGCGACGGCCGCCGTTCAGGGGCTGCAAGGGGAGCGGCTGGACAGCGAAGGCAGCCTCGTTGCGACGCTGAAGCATTTTGTCGGCTACGGCTCGCCGGAGGGCGGCCGCAATGCCGGGCCGGCTCATATGGGCAAGCGCGAGCTGCATGAGGTCGACCTGCTTCCGTTCCGCAAGGGCGTCGAGGCGGGCGCGATGTCCATCATGCCGGCGTACAACGAGATCGACGGCGTGCCGTGCACGTCGAACGAGGAGCTGCTGCAGCAGGTGCTCCGCGACGAGTGGGGCTTCGAAGGCTTCGTCATTACGGACTGCGGCGCGATCAATATGCTGGCTTACGGCCACGACGTAGCCAAGGACAATGAGGAAGCGGCGGCGATCTCTTTGAAGGCGGGCATCGATATGGAGATGTCCGGCGCGATGTTCGCAGGGCATCTGCAGGATGCGCTGAACAACGGCCAAATTGCCGAAGCCGATCTGGATAAGGCGGTTCTGCGGATTTTGGAGGCGAAGTTCAAGCTCGGCTTGTTCGATCGCCCTTATGTCGATCCGGCTTTGGCGGCGCGAGTGATCGGCTGCGAGGAGCACGCCCAGCTGGCGCGCGAAATCGCCCGTCAAGGCATCATTCTGCTCAAGAATGAAGGAGCGGCGCTGCCTCTTTCCAAGGGGACCGGCAAAATCGCCGTGATCGGGCCGAATGCCGATCACACCTACAATCAGCTCGGCGATTACACGTCGCCGCAGCCAAGAGAGCGGATCGCGACGCTGCTGGACGGCATCAAAGCCGCGCTTGGCGAGGAAGCCGAGGAGCGCGTGCTCTACGCGCCGGGCTGCCGCATTCAAGGCGACGCGCGCGAAGGCTTTGCTTCCGCGCTGGCATGCGCCGAGCAAGCGGACGTCGTCGTGCTGGCGCTCGGCGGGTCCAGCGCTAGAGACTTCGGCGAAGGAACGATCGACCTGCGCACGGGCGCATCCGTCGTGACGGATTCCGCTTGGAGCGATATGGAATGCGGTGAAGGCATCGATCGTACCGGCCTTCATCTGATGGGCGTCCAATTGGAGCTGGCGAAGGAAATTCACCGGTTAGGCAAACGGCTTATCGTCGTGTACATTAACGGCCGTCCGATCGTGGAGCCTTGGATCGAGGAGAACGCCGACGCGATCTTGGAAGCGTGGTACCCTGGGCAGGAAGGCGGACACGCGCTTGCCGATATTATTTTCGGCGACGTCAATCCTTCGGGCCGGCTGACGATTTCGGTACCGAAGCATGTCGGCCAGCTGCCGGTCTACTACAATGGCAAGAGAAGCCGCGGCAAGCGGTACTTGGAAATGGATTCGAAGCCTAGATATCCGTTCGGCTTCGGACTTAGCTATACGTCCTTCGAATACAGCGGACTAGCCGTCTATCCGGAAGTCATTGCGCCTGACGGAGAAGCGATGGTTACCGTTAACGTGACGAATACCGGCAGCGTGGCGGGCACAGAGGTCGTTCAGCTGTATATCGGCGACAAAGTCAGCTCGGTAACGAGACCGGCGAAGGAGCTGAAGGGCTTCGCCCGCGCGGCGCTGGAACCTGGCGAAACGAAGACGGTCACGTTCAAAATCGGCAGCGAGCAGCTGCAAATGCTGGATCTCCAATTGAAGCCGGTTGTCGAGGAAGGCGAGTTTCAAATTATGGTTGGCAAACATTCGGCTGACGTCGTAAGCGCAAGTTTGTTTGTGCAATGTGAGGAGTAA
- a CDS encoding alpha-mannosidase has protein sequence MYRIHRFIRSLSERQWAEALPLLDWKVRKVRYGLPGEYEPLDGGEETTLRDMRLDGKHGVTYFLTKQIAIPSEWPHGTAGLTVAGGGEGLLRINGASYHGLDRNHNFVPLYLEGVGLEPLLEIELMDPIPEPVDPLNNQAPVISPVTHYDVKLVRVNKPAQSLLYSVQAVYETMRLLPEEDYGRQQMLELLYETMNETDGLPEDSWHDGDVLGAIEQRLADRVGARFPAGSNPLQGKMHMVGQSHIDIAWLWPVRETVRKSSRTFSTMTSLIEEYPDFIYTQSQPLLYAFVKEHDPALYEKVKKAVADGRWELVGGMWVEPDLNIPSGESLVRQMLYGQLFYRDEFGKSSHIEWLPDTFGYCASLPQLLKLAGVDYFMTTKLGWNDTNKFPHELFRWVGIDGTAIVSYSNHGVNESTSPKDVKEHWQAYRQKDKLNELMLLYGHGDGGGGVTRQMVEAVHRSPLMPGLPASSFSTAGAFFESVEAVAQTLPEWHGDLYLELHRGTLTTHGRNKRSNRKAEALYREAEIWSSLGRAYMAGAEGRSEALAEGWKLMLLNQFHDIIPGTAITETYETSAAEYENIFALGNGELTASLQALAGQIGSAGGEGTAYAVFNSLGWERNDTVTIEGGVELADVEAVDESGHRLAADLTELTELTDLTAGSGSAYALSVAVPAIPAFGYKTIWLRKAPAKAAAAAAAATVKAAGTLDGWETAHYKLAFNERGEIVSWFDKAADRELLPAGAKANELQFYHDKPTYWDAWDIDPKFEQNRAGEAELVEMRVVVSGEAADVLRFEWRLGQSRIEQDLVLYHHQKRVDFKTRVNWQESHKLLKVAFPVDIVAAKAAYEIPFGALERPTHRNTSWEQAQFEVCGHRWADLSEGGYGVSLMNDCKYGYDVKDGVLRLSLLRAPKWPDVTADLGEHEFTYSLLPHEQDWRGAEVVRRAAELNQPAVAVQLPGTGRGSLPATASLLELDSRSVVLDTVKPAERGEGTILRFYESTGSRDRVTLKLPQGAKHASIVNLLEDELEPCAIGEDGSLKLQFKPFEIKSVRVTR, from the coding sequence ATGTATCGAATTCACCGTTTTATTCGAAGCTTATCGGAGCGTCAATGGGCAGAAGCGCTGCCGCTGTTGGATTGGAAGGTACGGAAAGTCCGCTACGGATTGCCAGGCGAATACGAGCCGCTTGATGGCGGAGAGGAAACTACCCTGCGGGACATGCGCCTGGACGGGAAGCACGGCGTTACGTATTTCTTGACCAAACAGATTGCGATTCCGTCCGAATGGCCGCACGGAACGGCGGGATTGACCGTAGCCGGCGGAGGCGAAGGCCTGCTGCGGATCAATGGCGCCTCTTATCACGGCTTGGACCGCAATCACAATTTCGTGCCGCTTTACTTGGAAGGCGTCGGCCTTGAGCCGCTGCTCGAGATCGAATTGATGGATCCGATCCCGGAGCCGGTCGATCCGCTGAACAATCAGGCGCCGGTCATCAGCCCGGTTACCCACTATGACGTTAAGCTGGTCCGCGTTAACAAACCGGCGCAAAGCTTGCTGTACAGCGTGCAGGCGGTATACGAAACGATGCGCCTGCTGCCGGAAGAGGATTACGGCCGCCAGCAAATGCTGGAGCTTCTTTATGAAACGATGAACGAAACGGACGGCTTGCCGGAGGATAGCTGGCATGACGGCGATGTACTAGGCGCCATTGAGCAGCGTCTAGCGGATCGCGTTGGGGCGCGGTTCCCGGCAGGCAGCAACCCGCTGCAAGGCAAAATGCACATGGTCGGCCAATCCCATATCGACATCGCGTGGCTGTGGCCGGTACGGGAGACCGTCCGCAAATCCAGCCGGACCTTCTCGACCATGACGTCGCTCATCGAAGAATATCCGGACTTCATCTACACGCAGAGCCAGCCGCTGCTGTACGCCTTCGTGAAGGAGCATGATCCGGCGCTCTATGAGAAGGTGAAGAAGGCGGTCGCCGACGGGCGTTGGGAGCTTGTCGGGGGCATGTGGGTCGAGCCGGACTTGAACATTCCGAGCGGAGAGTCGCTCGTTCGCCAAATGCTGTACGGCCAGCTCTTCTACCGGGACGAATTCGGCAAGAGCTCGCATATCGAATGGCTGCCCGACACGTTCGGCTACTGCGCGTCGCTGCCGCAGCTGCTCAAGCTGGCCGGCGTCGATTATTTCATGACGACGAAGCTGGGCTGGAACGACACGAACAAATTCCCGCATGAGCTGTTCCGCTGGGTCGGCATCGACGGCACCGCGATCGTCTCGTACTCGAATCACGGCGTGAACGAGAGCACGAGTCCGAAGGACGTTAAGGAGCATTGGCAGGCTTACCGCCAGAAGGACAAGCTGAACGAGCTGATGCTGCTGTACGGACATGGCGACGGCGGCGGCGGCGTGACGCGGCAAATGGTCGAAGCCGTGCATCGCAGCCCGCTTATGCCGGGTCTTCCCGCGAGCAGCTTCAGTACGGCCGGCGCATTCTTCGAATCGGTCGAAGCCGTCGCGCAGACGCTGCCGGAATGGCACGGCGACTTGTACTTGGAGCTGCACCGCGGCACGTTGACGACGCATGGCCGCAACAAACGGAGCAACCGCAAAGCGGAGGCGCTGTACCGCGAAGCGGAAATTTGGAGCTCGCTCGGCCGCGCGTATATGGCGGGGGCTGAAGGGCGCTCGGAAGCGCTGGCGGAGGGCTGGAAGCTGATGCTGCTGAATCAGTTCCATGACATCATTCCGGGCACGGCGATTACGGAAACCTACGAGACTTCGGCCGCGGAATACGAGAACATTTTCGCGCTGGGGAACGGGGAACTGACTGCGTCGCTGCAGGCATTGGCCGGTCAGATCGGCAGTGCAGGTGGGGAAGGAACGGCTTATGCCGTGTTCAACAGCCTTGGCTGGGAGCGCAACGATACGGTTACGATCGAAGGCGGCGTAGAGCTGGCGGACGTCGAGGCGGTTGACGAGTCGGGTCATCGTTTGGCTGCGGACTTGACGGAATTGACGGAATTGACGGATTTGACGGCAGGTAGCGGCAGCGCCTATGCCTTGTCGGTGGCCGTTCCGGCGATTCCGGCATTCGGCTATAAGACGATCTGGCTGCGGAAGGCACCTGCTAAGGCAGCAGCCGCAGCCGCGGCCGCGACGGTCAAAGCGGCCGGCACGCTCGATGGTTGGGAAACCGCGCATTACAAGCTGGCGTTCAACGAGCGCGGCGAAATCGTAAGCTGGTTCGACAAGGCGGCAGACCGGGAGCTTCTTCCTGCCGGCGCGAAGGCGAACGAGCTGCAATTCTACCATGATAAGCCGACGTATTGGGATGCATGGGACATCGATCCGAAGTTCGAGCAGAACCGGGCCGGCGAGGCGGAGCTGGTCGAGATGCGGGTCGTCGTCTCCGGCGAAGCGGCGGATGTGCTGCGCTTCGAATGGCGGCTTGGCCAATCGCGTATCGAGCAGGACCTGGTGCTCTACCATCATCAGAAGCGGGTCGACTTCAAGACGCGCGTCAATTGGCAGGAGAGCCACAAGCTGCTGAAGGTGGCGTTCCCGGTCGATATCGTAGCCGCGAAGGCGGCGTACGAAATTCCGTTCGGCGCGCTGGAGCGGCCGACGCACCGCAATACGAGCTGGGAGCAGGCGCAGTTCGAGGTGTGCGGCCATCGCTGGGCGGATCTGTCCGAAGGCGGCTACGGCGTCAGTCTGATGAACGACTGCAAGTACGGCTACGACGTGAAGGACGGCGTGCTGCGCCTGTCGCTGCTGCGCGCGCCGAAGTGGCCGGATGTGACGGCCGACCTTGGCGAGCACGAGTTCACTTACTCGCTGCTGCCGCATGAGCAGGACTGGCGCGGAGCGGAAGTCGTCCGCAGAGCCGCGGAATTGAACCAGCCGGCCGTTGCGGTACAGCTTCCGGGCACGGGCCGCGGCAGCTTGCCGGCGACCGCTTCGCTGCTGGAGCTGGACAGCCGTTCCGTCGTGCTCGACACGGTCAAACCGGCCGAGCGCGGCGAAGGGACGATCCTGCGCTTCTACGAATCGACGGGCAGCCGCGACCGCGTTACACTCAAGCTGCCGCAAGGGGCAAAACATGCCAGCATCGTCAACCTGCTGGAGGACGAGCTGGAGCCGTGCGCCATTGGCGAAGACGGCAGCTTGAAGCTACAGTTCAAGCCGTTCGAAATCAAATCCGTTCGCGTTACGCGATAA